Within the Corynebacterium tuberculostearicum genome, the region TTTGGTTGACAATGACATCGATAGGAGGAATGTCGTGATTCGGGTCCTATTGGCAGATGACCACGAAATCGTCCGCCTGGGTCTGCGCTCCGTGCTTGAGGGCGCAGAGGATATCGACGTCGTAGGGGAGGTCGCTACGGCCGAAGCTGCGGTGTCGGCAGCGCAGGCGGGCGGCATCGATGTCATTTTGATGGACCTGCGCTTCGGCGCGGGCGTGGAAGGAACCCGCGTTATGGGCGGCGCGGAGGCAACCGCGCAGATTCGCTCCGCGATGGCCACCCCGCCCAAGGTCCTCGTGGTTACCAACTATGACACTGATGCGGATATCCTCGGGGCTATCGAAGCTGGCGCCGTGGGCTACCTGCTCAAGGACGCACCACCGCACGAGCTGCTGGCCGCAGTGCGCTCGACTGCGGAGGGTGATTCGGCGCTATCTCCCATCGTGGCCGATAGGCTGATGACTCGCGTGCGTACGCCACGCACCTCGCTCACGCCGCGTGAGCTTGAGGTCTTGCAGCTAGTTGCGGCGGGTGCGTCGAACCGGCAGATTGGCCAGGATCTCATGCTGTCTGAGGCCACGGTGAAGTCCCACCTGGTGCACATTTATGACAAATTGGGCGTGCGCTCGCGCACCTCCGCTGTGGCGGCAGCGCGCGAGCAAGGCGTGCTTTAATTAGCGGCGTTATAGGCCTCGATGACGTCCTGCGGGATCTTTCCGCGGTGCGCCACTGGCAGGCCTTGGGTGCGGGCCCATTCGCGGATTTGGCTGGGGTTTGCCCGCTGCGCATCGTGCGCGGGGGGCTATGCGGGCGGCGTCCACGTAGGGGGCGAGCAGATTATGGAAATGCCGCGCATTATCCGTGGAGAGATCGATAAGGTAATTTTGACTGTTTACGCTGAAGCTAACGACTTCTAGCTGGTCTTCGGGGATTAGGGTGTGGTCCAAGTCGTCGTAAAATTGGGTCACTTCACGGCGGGAAATATTTCCTCCAATTTTAAAAATTGCACCAAGCACAGAGAGCATAAACGGTGCTAAAGGGGTAGGGCGGTGAGAAGATTATCAGCAACTTTTCTGGCCGAAAATACTTTTCCCGAAAAATCCCGGATCTTTATAGAAAAAAATTAAACGCCACCACCGAATAGGAGGCGGTGGCGGCGTGTATCTCTTTTACTGGGCCAGGCGCTGCTGGATTTCCGCAGTAATGGAGTCAATTTCCGAGCTAATGGTCTTGTGAGCGCGGCGGCGCTGCTGCTCGGTCATGAACTCGGCATTATCGATGGCGGAGTCTACTTCTTGCAGGCGGTCACGCACATCGCGCTTGAAGCCGGCCGGAACGTCCGTGTTATCGAGGGAGTTGCGGATGCCGGCGGTGCGGGCCTTGAGCGGCGCACCGTAGCCGGAGAAGGAAGCCATCTGATCCGAGCTCACGCCGGCCTTAGCGGCCTTGCGCTTTTCGCCTTCGGTCTTCAGGCCCACGTAGCCGCGGTAGAGGAGCGGCAGCAGCAGGGGGGCGGCGGTGCGCAGCGCACCGGCGTAGCGCTTGACATTATCGGAGTTAAAGCGGCCGGCCTTGAGCTTGGCCAGCTCGTTCTTGGCCATCTTCTCCTCATGCTTGCGGCGCTTCTTGAGGCCCTTTTCCTCCGACTTAATGAGGTGCTTTTCCTGCTTGGCCAGGAGCTTTTGCTGGCGGCGACGGTCCTTAGACTGGGCCTTTACCTCTGCCTTGGCACGGGTCTTGGCGGCCTTTGCCTGTGCGCGTGCTTCTTGGCGGGCCTTTTTAACTTTCTTCAGAATGCTCATTAAATTTCCCTCACGTTTGATCGAGTCTGGATTCAACTTTACCTTGCCGTTCTATTAAGCTCACCCGGTGTGGAGGATGTGGTTGTTGCTTCGGACCTTGTGGGGTGCCGCTACCGCTTAGTACAGCGGCGCGCGCACCCCGAGATGCCGCGTACCCATGCCTCGATTGCCCGAGCAGAACGCCACGCGGCCGCAGTGGAGGCCGTCATGGAGATGTTTCCCCGCAAGGGCTCTGGCCGGTTCCGCCGCATCGATCTGGAAGGCGATGAGTGGGAGCGCTCCATGCGCACCCTTGAGGCCTTAGCTTCTGGGTATACGCACATCACCAACGCGGTCTTCGCCACCGCGGAGTGGATGGTGCGCGTAGATTTGCTGTTGCGCGAGGGCGATAAGTACACCCCAATTATCGTGTCCAATCACCGTGTGGCCCGCAAGAACGACACCAAGACGACGCCGGCGGTGCCTACCCACCGCTTGGGCCTGAGTGAGCCGCTCGAGGCGCCGTATAAGCTGCGCCATCATGCGGTAGATGGTTACCGCTTAGCGTTTGCCGCCCGTGCTTTGCGGGATCTCGGACTCGATTCCGGCCGGGGCGGGGCCATCGGCCAGGACCGCACCCGGGCATTTTTTACGGAAACAGCCAAGTTTGATCTGGAACGCGCCTGGAATCAGCCGCTTCCTACCGCCCCGGTGCGGGTCAAGGAGTGCGCGAGCTGCCGCTTTTGGTCTTTGTGCGAGCAAGAGCTGGTGGCGGCGGATGATATTTCGCTCTTCCTATCCGGCGACCGCGCTAAGCCTTATCGCGAGCGCGGGATTACTACCGTGCAGGCGCTTATCGACGCCGACCTGGGCGAGCCCTCGCGCCTTGCTGCCGCCTGGCGCGCCGGGGAGGTGTTGCTGCGCCGCGGCGGCGACGTGCACGTTCCGCGCGCAGACGTGGAGGTAGACGTGGATATGGAAGCCTACCTGGACCAGGGCGCGTATCTATGGGGAGCGTGGTACGACGGTAACTACGTCCCGTTTGTTACGTGGGAGCCGTTGGGTGGGCGCGCCGAGGCAGAGAACTTTGCGGCGTTTTGGCGCTGGTTGATGGATGTGCGTGCTAAAGCCCATGCGGAGGGCAAAACATTTGCTGCATATTGCTACTCGTCCCACGGTGAAAATCACTGGATGCGCATGTCCGCGCAGCGCTTCCGCGAGGTGGATGAGCGGGAAGTAGAAGAGTTTATCTCCTCACCGGAGTGGGTGGATATGTTCGCCCACGTCAAACGATCCTTCGCCGGCCCCTTCGGCCTAGGCCTGAAGGTAGTCGCCCCGGAAGCGGGTTTTACCTGGCCAGAAGAAGACTTCGACGGCGAAGAATCCGTGAACGCGCGCCGCGAGGCGCTAGCCGGTGACCTCGTGGCGCGGCAGCGCTTGCTGGAGTATAACTCCGGCGACGTCCAGGCTACCCGCGCGGTCCGCGAGTGGATGGATACCGGCGCGCTGGGTACTACAGCGCTGTAAATAGGGCGTAGACGACCGCGAGGATCGCTACGCCCGCATAGACCTGGTTCCATTCTGGCCCCGGCTTCGGATCCGGGCCCTCCGCCTTCTTCATCAAGACCTGCTTCTGGGCCTTGACCGCCCGGGCGATGAGCACGGGGTAGACCGCCAGGGGCAGGATGCACAAGAGGGAGGCGACCACCTTAAGCAGGGAAATATCGGTGCCGATCCAGATGAGCAGCCCACCGTTGACGAAGGTGGCGCGCAGGAGGCCGAGTTTGTCCAGTTGCTGCAAGCCCGCCCGGACGGCAGCGGGGCCGCCACCCATGGTGCTGGGCAAGAGGTAGCTCATCACGCCGATGAGCAGTTGACCGGCAAACCCCACCAGCAAGGAGAGGGTGGGCAGCGCCGGCTCGGGCATAAAGAAATGCTGCACCGTGTAATACACCAAAGACAGCACCAGCCATAGCGAGGCCATGAGCACGGAGACCGAGGCAAAGGTGATGCGATCGCGCGGGTCCTTAGCCACCGTCAGCACATTAGCGAGCCACTGCTGCAAGCTCAGCGCCCAACCGCAGCAGTAGGCTATAAGTCCCAACTGGGGGAAGCCGAGGAAAGCGCCCACGATGGTGGCAACCACACCGACTGCGAGCAGCGCAAAGGAGGAGTGTATGTGGCGATTAATACCTTGGGTGCGCCAGATGGAGGGGAAAAGGATGGTAAGAGAACCGGCCGCGGCCAAGCCGATGAATCCGCCGATATTGGCCGCGATATGGGCGAGTAGCAGCGTGGGATGGCCGGGGTAGACGGCCAGCAGGCCGCCAAAGATGGCACCCACCGGCAGGCACAGGGCGGAAAGTACATAAGCGCCCACCACGGGGCGGAAGCGTTTATCTTTGGCACCGCGCCATTGCTGGAAAAGCGATGCTGCATGCCAGAGCATCATGAACGCAATGAGTGTGGCGCCCACCTGGGTAACAATCCAGTGCTGGGACCAGAACTCCATGAGGATTTGACCGATTAACGCGAGGATGATTCCGGCATTGAGGCCATAGATGCGGGCCAATTGGGTAGGCCGAGTGGATTCGGGGAGGCGCTGTTGGGTGAATTTCTCCGTCAGGTGCTGGGACCACACGATGATGCTATTGCTCACCAGTCCGAGGGTGAATAGGTGGATGAGTACCCACCGGTAGTTCGGGACCAAGGTATGCGTTGCACCCACGAGGATGAAAACCATCATCCATAGGGATACGGGACGGGAGGCTTTGCGGTGCCATGTCCGCGCCGACCACTTATTCTCAGGCATAAAACCGATTTTAGTCGGATTTAATCTTGGTCCAAGTCAGTGCAGTAAGGGCGAGGGCTACGGCGGTGAAGAAGGCAATGAAGAGGGGCCACGATAGGGCGTCGAAAAGCAGGCCGGCACATGCGCTCACCACAGAAGAGCCGAAGTAATAGCAGAACACATACATCGAAGAAGCCTCCGCGCGGTCATGGGTGGCGATCTGGCCCACCCACCCAGAGGCGGTGGAATGCACCGCGAAGAAGCCCACGGTAAAGGCGATCATGCCCAGAAGCGTCATCGGTAGGTTGCCGGCGCACAGCGCGATGCCAAGGGCAAAAAGCACGGCAGAGGCGAATAGGGTTTTCCCATGGCCTATGCGTGCGACAAGGGAACCTGCTCGCGCTGAGGACCATGTGCCGGTGAGGTAAAACAAAAAGGCCAAGCCGGCTAGCGAAGGGGCCAGACCAAAATCATCGATGAGCCGGAAGGTTAAGAAGTTATACATGGAGACAAACGTGCCCATGGACAGGAATGCGGTGAGAAAGAGCAAGGCCAAATCCCGGTTGGCCCAATGACCAAAGAGTGCCCTGCTTTCGGTCTTGAGATGGATGGATTTAGGCCGGAAATTGCGTTGGGTAGGAAGCAGCAGCCAAGCCGTAATGGCAAAGGTGAGTGAGACCAGCGCCGAGCCGAAGAGCGCCCAGCGCCACGTGGAAATCTCCACCAGTCCGGTGGGGATGAGGCGGCCGGTAAGGCCACCGACGGAGGTGCCTGCAATGTATAGGCCCATAGCCCGCGGCAGGGCTTTGTCCTCGAGTTCTTCAGAAAGCCATGCCATTGCGGTGGCGGGGGCGCCAGAGAGCAGCGCACCCTGCAGGCCGCGTACCACGATGAGCTGCCACCCCTCCTGGGCGAGGGGAACAATGAGCCCCACGCCGGTCGCGGCAACGGCCGAAATGAGCAGGATACGTCCGCGACCGAAACGCTCGGAGAGAATCGATGCGGGCACCACGCATAGGGCCAGCGCGCCCGTGGCGGCCGATACGGTCATGGCCGCCTCGGTGGAAGAAAGGCCCATATTGTCTACCAGCGTGGGAAGAATAGCTTGGGTGGAATACAGGCTGGAGAATATAGCCAAGCCCACAAGGAGCATGGCTACCGTAGCGCGCCGCGTTCGAGTCATATCATTTAGCCTGCCCGGACACGCAGCATGTGTAAAATGTGGAAAATTACACTAATCGATGCGGAGTATGCATGAATGTGGAGGATGTCCGCGGCTTCCTCGCCGTGGTGGATCATGGTCGCGTGGGCGCTGCGGCCGATGAATTGGGGATCTCCCAATCCGCGCTGACCCGCCGCGTACAGCGCGTAGAAGCTAGTCTTGGCGCCCGCCTTTTCGAGCGCACTGGGCGCACCCTGCACGTGAACTCGCGCGGGAGGGCCTTCGCTGCGGCTGGGCGGGACATGCTCCGCGCCTATCAGGTAGGGCGGGACGATGTTGCCCGCCTCATGGATCCAGAGCGCGGCACCGTGCGCCTAGATTTCATGCACTCGTTGGGCACCTGGCTGGTTCCGGACCTACTCAAGAGTTATCGCGCGCAGCACCCGCACGTGGATATTCGCCTGCATCAAGGCGCGGCGCAGGAGCTGGTGAGCAGGGTGGAAAACGGCGAATCCGACCTCGCCCTCGTGGGCCCGCGGCCTGATGCGGCCCTGGGATGGCACCAGATAAAGGTGCAACGACTAGGCCTTGCGGTACCGGAAGGCCATTGGGCAGCGAACCGGCGGGAGGTGAAACTAGCGGAATTCGCTGCAGAACCGTTCATCGGCATGCTGCCGGGCTATGGCACGCGCATGCTTCTCGATGCCCTCGCGGACGACGCTGGCTTTAGCCCCCACCTCGTCTTCGAGTCAATGGAGCTTACTACCGTTGCGGGGCTGGTAGCGGCAGGACTCGGGGTGGCACTGTTGCCGCTGGATGATCCCTATCTGCAGGTGGGGAGCCTGATCCCCCTCACGCCGCCAGCGTACCGCGAGCTCGGTTTGGTGTGGCGCGCCGGGGATGATGCGCCCCCAGTGCGGCAATTCCGGGAATTTATCCGGGCATAGAAAAAGCCGCCCCGAAGGGGCGGCCGAAGTAACTACAAGGAGTTACTTGGTGGCTGCAGCGAAACGCTCAGCAACGTCATCC harbors:
- a CDS encoding MFS transporter, with translation MTRTRRATVAMLLVGLAIFSSLYSTQAILPTLVDNMGLSSTEAAMTVSAATGALALCVVPASILSERFGRGRILLISAVAATGVGLIVPLAQEGWQLIVVRGLQGALLSGAPATAMAWLSEELEDKALPRAMGLYIAGTSVGGLTGRLIPTGLVEISTWRWALFGSALVSLTFAITAWLLLPTQRNFRPKSIHLKTESRALFGHWANRDLALLFLTAFLSMGTFVSMYNFLTFRLIDDFGLAPSLAGLAFLFYLTGTWSSARAGSLVARIGHGKTLFASAVLFALGIALCAGNLPMTLLGMIAFTVGFFAVHSTASGWVGQIATHDRAEASSMYVFCYYFGSSVVSACAGLLFDALSWPLFIAFFTAVALALTALTWTKIKSD
- a CDS encoding LysR family transcriptional regulator; amino-acid sequence: MNVEDVRGFLAVVDHGRVGAAADELGISQSALTRRVQRVEASLGARLFERTGRTLHVNSRGRAFAAAGRDMLRAYQVGRDDVARLMDPERGTVRLDFMHSLGTWLVPDLLKSYRAQHPHVDIRLHQGAAQELVSRVENGESDLALVGPRPDAALGWHQIKVQRLGLAVPEGHWAANRREVKLAEFAAEPFIGMLPGYGTRMLLDALADDAGFSPHLVFESMELTTVAGLVAAGLGVALLPLDDPYLQVGSLIPLTPPAYRELGLVWRAGDDAPPVRQFREFIRA
- a CDS encoding Lsr2 family DNA-binding protein gives rise to the protein MREWARTQGLPVAHRGKIPQDVIEAYNAAN
- a CDS encoding copper oxidase, translating into MPENKWSARTWHRKASRPVSLWMMVFILVGATHTLVPNYRWVLIHLFTLGLVSNSIIVWSQHLTEKFTQQRLPESTRPTQLARIYGLNAGIILALIGQILMEFWSQHWIVTQVGATLIAFMMLWHAASLFQQWRGAKDKRFRPVVGAYVLSALCLPVGAIFGGLLAVYPGHPTLLLAHIAANIGGFIGLAAAGSLTILFPSIWRTQGINRHIHSSFALLAVGVVATIVGAFLGFPQLGLIAYCCGWALSLQQWLANVLTVAKDPRDRITFASVSVLMASLWLVLSLVYYTVQHFFMPEPALPTLSLLVGFAGQLLIGVMSYLLPSTMGGGPAAVRAGLQQLDKLGLLRATFVNGGLLIWIGTDISLLKVVASLLCILPLAVYPVLIARAVKAQKQVLMKKAEGPDPKPGPEWNQVYAGVAILAVVYALFTAL
- a CDS encoding TM0106 family RecB-like putative nuclease, producing the protein MEDVVVASDLVGCRYRLVQRRAHPEMPRTHASIARAERHAAAVEAVMEMFPRKGSGRFRRIDLEGDEWERSMRTLEALASGYTHITNAVFATAEWMVRVDLLLREGDKYTPIIVSNHRVARKNDTKTTPAVPTHRLGLSEPLEAPYKLRHHAVDGYRLAFAARALRDLGLDSGRGGAIGQDRTRAFFTETAKFDLERAWNQPLPTAPVRVKECASCRFWSLCEQELVAADDISLFLSGDRAKPYRERGITTVQALIDADLGEPSRLAAAWRAGEVLLRRGGDVHVPRADVEVDVDMEAYLDQGAYLWGAWYDGNYVPFVTWEPLGGRAEAENFAAFWRWLMDVRAKAHAEGKTFAAYCYSSHGENHWMRMSAQRFREVDEREVEEFISSPEWVDMFAHVKRSFAGPFGLGLKVVAPEAGFTWPEEDFDGEESVNARREALAGDLVARQRLLEYNSGDVQATRAVREWMDTGALGTTAL
- a CDS encoding LuxR C-terminal-related transcriptional regulator, with product MIRVLLADDHEIVRLGLRSVLEGAEDIDVVGEVATAEAAVSAAQAGGIDVILMDLRFGAGVEGTRVMGGAEATAQIRSAMATPPKVLVVTNYDTDADILGAIEAGAVGYLLKDAPPHELLAAVRSTAEGDSALSPIVADRLMTRVRTPRTSLTPRELEVLQLVAAGASNRQIGQDLMLSEATVKSHLVHIYDKLGVRSRTSAVAAAREQGVL
- a CDS encoding DUF6474 family protein, yielding MSILKKVKKARQEARAQAKAAKTRAKAEVKAQSKDRRRQQKLLAKQEKHLIKSEEKGLKKRRKHEEKMAKNELAKLKAGRFNSDNVKRYAGALRTAAPLLLPLLYRGYVGLKTEGEKRKAAKAGVSSDQMASFSGYGAPLKARTAGIRNSLDNTDVPAGFKRDVRDRLQEVDSAIDNAEFMTEQQRRRAHKTISSEIDSITAEIQQRLAQ